In one Vicia villosa cultivar HV-30 ecotype Madison, WI unplaced genomic scaffold, Vvil1.0 ctg.000464F_1_1_1, whole genome shotgun sequence genomic region, the following are encoded:
- the LOC131628551 gene encoding uncharacterized protein LOC131628551 has product MVMVLGTENHVVDNGWSPIGAPLNVQRDEQQQQQQQQHWTNNSNNNGFDSSVNAVSFGFVATAILIAMFLLMAIFERFLAPSSQALFPNRRRNRRAGEAPMRKLNHPSPKMSILTSWVSVLMPGDEIPTFIAHPAPVPCRPERISWPSHHHTALSCSTSNVMPNMNQV; this is encoded by the exons ATGGTAATGGTACTAGGAACAGAGAACCATGTTGTTGATAATGGATGGAGTCCTATAGGGGCCCCACTGAATGTACAGAGAGATGAACAACaacagcagcaacaacaacaacattggactaacaacagcaacaacaatggTTTCGATAGTTCGGTTAATGCTGTCTCTTTTGGGTTTGTGGCTACTGCTATTCTTATTGCCATGTTCTTACTCATGGCTATTTTTGAGAGGTTTTTAGCGCCTTCTTCTCAAGCTTTGTTTCCTAACCGTCGCCGGAACCGTCGTGCCGGCGAAGCTCCGATGAGGAAACTCAACCACCCTTCACCGAAa ATGAGTATTCTTACTAGCTGGGTTTCAGTGCTAATGCCCGGAGATGAGATTCCTACATTCATTGCTCATCCGGCGCCGGTACCGTGTCGACCGGAACGAATTTCATGGCCTTCTCATCATCATACAGCATTGTCTTGTTCCACTTCTAATGTTATGCCTAATATGAATCAAGTATGA